CGATCTTCCGCCCCTCGGTGATCTTCGGACCGGGCGACGGGTTCGTGACCCTGCTGGCGCGCCTGGTGCGCCGTTTTCCTGTCGTCCCGGTCATCGGTGATGGCCAGAACCGCATCCAGCCGGTTGCCATCGAGGTGGTGGCCGAGGGCTTCGCGCGAGCCCTCGAGCAGCCGGCCAGCGTCGGGCAGATCCTCGCCGTCTGCGGGCCACGGGCCTACACGTTCGACGCGATCCTGGACGAGATCGGCGCCGCACTGGGGCGCCGGCGCGTGCCGAAGCTCCATCATCCGGTCGGCCTCGTCGCCCCGGTGGTCCGCCTGCTCCAAACCGTGCCGGCCTTCCCGCTGTCGACCGACCAACTCCTGATGCTGGGCGAAGACAGTACCTGTGATCCCGCGCCCTTTCTCGACCGGTTCGGGATCACTCCGGTCGATTTCGCCACCGGGATCCGGCGTTACCTCCGCTGACCGCCGGAGGCGGACTCAGGCTCCGGGGACGTGTGCGCACGGGTATGGTTTTCGCGCTCGTGCCTCACGACCCCGCGAGCGAATGTTCCGCTCCGAGCGGCGGCTTTGCCGCCGCAACCTCTCCTGGGAGAGGTCCGGCTGAACTCAGGCCGCCTCATCGACCGACGCCGCGGGCACTTCGCCGAGCCGCGTCCACAACCGCCGTAGGTCGCCAACCGTCTCCTGCCACCGGGCGAGGGTGGCATCCGCGTCGCACAGAGCCTCGTAGAGGCTCCCCACCTCGCGTTCCGTCCGGTCGACGGCCGCACGCCACTCGGGCTCGGCGGCGCTCAGGGTCTCGAGCGCTCCCGGGCGGTAGTGTCGCGTGATCTCCTCGAACAGCCGGTCCAGATCCGCTCGCGCGATCCCTTCCAATATCCCTGTGTCCGCCATCGCTTGGCTCCTTCTCGGTAGACTCACTCGCATGTTAACACATGATGAGTAGCGACGCAAGGGCCTCGCCTGGAGCGGCCGGAGGCCAAGCAAGGTACCCTCAGCTCAGCGGAGGCGCGACGAGGCTCGGGCCCGCGGGCTCAGGGCCAGGAGCAGCCGGTCGACGAGGCTCGGCGCGACGTCGTTGGCCAGGAAGAGCAGACGGGTGAGCGGATACGGGTGCACCTCGGCCCGCGGCCGGCGCAGCGCCCGGACGATGCCGCGAGCCACGTGCTCGGCGCTCTGGATGGGACCGCCGCGCCCGGAGACCCCGAGCCGGTTCTCCTCGACGTCGTGGAACTCGGTCGCGGTTCCGATGGGACAGACAGAGGTCACGTGGATGCCGTCCTCGAGGAGCTCCATCCGGAGGGCCTCGGAAAACCCAACCAGCGCGAATTTCGAGGCGACGTAGGCGGCCCGGAAGGGGCTGGCCCGCTTCCCGACGACGGAGGCGACATTGACGATGTGGCCGCGGCGCTGACGGCGCATGTGGGGCAGCGCCGCCAGCACGCCGTAGACGGCGCCCAGGAAGTTGACCCGCATGAGCGCTTCGAACTCGGCGGCGCTCGTCTGGGTGACGAGGGCGAGCATCCCGATGCCGGCGTTGTTGATGAGGACGTCGAGCCGGCCCCAGGCCTCCACCGTCCCGTCGACCAGCGCCCGAACGGCCGCCTCGTCCCGCACATCGGTCGGGACGACGCGCGCCTCGCCGCCGGCGGCCCGAACCTCCTCGGCGACGTGCTCGAGCCGGTCCCGCCGGCGCGCGGCCAGCGCCACCCGCATCCCCTGACGCCCGCAGGCGACCGCCGTCGCCGCCCCGATCCCACTCGAGGCGCCGGTCAGGACGACGACGGCGCCGCGCAGGTGGATGCTCAACGCCAGACGCCGGCGATTCGGGTCGAACAGGCGGGGCAGACGCCGCCGGTAGGCGTGAGGCGGTTCTTCAGGATCGTGTAGCCGACCCGCTCGACGAGGAGCGCCCGGCAGGAGGGGCAGTAGGTGTTCTCGTGCGGGCCGACTCGGCCCGGGAGGTTGCCGGCGTAGACGTACCGGAGCCCTTCGGCCGCGCCGATCTCGGCGGCGCGGATCAGCGTCTTGACCGGCGTGCCGCCGCGGTCGGTCATCTTGTAATCGGGATGGAACGCGGTGACGTGCCAGGGGATGTCCGGCGAGAGCGAGACGAGGAACCGGGCGATGTCCCGCAGCTCCGCCTCCGAGTCGTTGAATCCTGGGATCGTGAGGGTGACGATCTCGAGCCAGAAGCCGCGCTGATGGATCATCCGGATCCCGTCGAGGATGGTCTTCAGGACGCCGCCGAGCTGCCGGTAGTGCCGGTCGTCGAAGGACTTGAGGTCGACCTTGTAGAGGTCCACGTACGGCCGGATGTAGTCGAGCACCTCGGCGGTGGCGTTGCCGTTCG
This window of the Candidatus Methylomirabilota bacterium genome carries:
- a CDS encoding complex I NDUFA9 subunit family protein gives rise to the protein MVVFVTGGTGFVGRSVLRALLAHGHRVRALVRRGSEGRLPRDDRIEPVPGDVSEPGTLPDAMRGAEAVVNLVGIIREHPGRGVTFEHLHTEATRHVLTAARAAGGPRFVHMSALGTRPGARSRYHQTKWAAEEAIRGSGLAWTIFRPSVIFGPGDGFVTLLARLVRRFPVVPVIGDGQNRIQPVAIEVVAEGFARALEQPASVGQILAVCGPRAYTFDAILDEIGAALGRRRVPKLHHPVGLVAPVVRLLQTVPAFPLSTDQLLMLGEDSTCDPAPFLDRFGITPVDFATGIRRYLR
- a CDS encoding SDR family oxidoreductase, whose product is MSIHLRGAVVVLTGASSGIGAATAVACGRQGMRVALAARRRDRLEHVAEEVRAAGGEARVVPTDVRDEAAVRALVDGTVEAWGRLDVLINNAGIGMLALVTQTSAAEFEALMRVNFLGAVYGVLAALPHMRRQRRGHIVNVASVVGKRASPFRAAYVASKFALVGFSEALRMELLEDGIHVTSVCPIGTATEFHDVEENRLGVSGRGGPIQSAEHVARGIVRALRRPRAEVHPYPLTRLLFLANDVAPSLVDRLLLALSPRARASSRLR
- a CDS encoding radical SAM protein, producing the protein GIAWLALITGRFPSIRVKRQPREGKLLGRTVRLAPHVFQLNWLAGASKRQWLRQDERYFYVPIRSVRTRPYDGWVYNLEVEEDQSYLAQFVATHNCQNALTSQALRDPAMGVPPQDVTPDQVVALAQRSGARVLTSTYNEPLITSEWAVHIFRAARSAGLVCSYVSNGNATAEVLDYIRPYVDLYKVDLKSFDDRHYRQLGGVLKTILDGIRMIHQRGFWLEIVTLTIPGFNDSEAELRDIARFLVSLSPDIPWHVTAFHPDYKMTDRGGTPVKTLIRAAEIGAAEGLRYVYAGNLPGRVGPHENTYCPSCRALLVERVGYTILKNRLTPTGGVCPACSTRIAGVWR